The proteins below are encoded in one region of Balaenoptera acutorostrata chromosome 11, mBalAcu1.1, whole genome shotgun sequence:
- the A4GALT gene encoding lactosylceramide 4-alpha-galactosyltransferase gives MTSRPPDCLLRLLRGAPRQRLCTLFIIGFKFTFLVSVMVYWHIVGEPGGQGQFSNLPADIPCPRLVPRTPPSGTPPPGNIFFLETSDRTDPNFLFMCSVESAARAQPESRVAVLMKGLPGGNASLPRHLGLSLLGCFPNVQMLPLDLQELFRDTPLAAWYAALQRRWEPYVLPVLSDASRIALMWKFGGIYLDTDFIVLKSLGNLTNALGTQSRYVLNGAFLAFERHHEFMALCMRDFVAHYNGWIWGHQGPQLLTRVFKKWCSIRSLGESHACRGVTTLPYEAFYPIPWQNWKKYFEDVSPEELSRLLNATYAVHVWNKKSQGTRFKATSRALLAQLHARYCPTTHKAMKLYL, from the coding sequence ATGACGTCCAGGCCCCCCGACTGCCTTCTGCGGCTGCTCCGGGGTGCCCCGAGGCAGCGGCTCTGCACCCTGTTCATCATCGGCTTCAAGTTCACGTTTTTGGTCTCCGTCATGGTCTACTGGCACATTGTGGGAGAGCCCGGGGGCCAAGGGCAGTTCTCTAACCTGCCTGCTGACATACCCTGCCCGCGCTTGGTCCCCCGCACACCGCCCTCCGGCACCCCACCTCCCGGCAACATCTTCTTCCTGGAGACCTCCGACCGGACGGACCCCAACTTCCTGTTCATGTGCTCAGTGGAGTCAGCAGCCAGGGCCCAGCCTGAGTCCCGGGTGGCGGTCCTGATGAAGGGGCTGCCCGGCGGGAACGCCTCCCTGCCCCGGCACCTGGGCCTCTCGCTTCTGGGCTGCTTCCCCAACGTCCAGATGCTCCCGCTGGACCTGCAGGAGCTGTTTCGGGACACGCCCCTGGCAGCCTGGTACGCGGCCCTGCAGCGGCGGTGGGAGCCCTACGTGCTGCCCGTGCTCTCCGATGCCTCCAGGATTGCGCTCATGTGGAAGTTCGGAGGCATCTACCTGGACACGGACTTCATCGTCCTCAAGAGCCTGGGGAACCTGACCAACGCGCTGGGCACCCAGTCCCGCTATGTCCTCAACGGCGCCTTCCTGGCCTTCGAGCGCCACCACGAGTTCATGGCGCTGTGCATGCGCGACTTCGTGGCCCACTACAACGGCTGGATCTGGGGCCACCAGGGCCCACAGCTGCTCACGCGGgtcttcaagaagtggtgctccATCCGCAGCCTGGGCGAGAGCCACGCCTGCCGCGGCGTCACCACCCTGCCCTACGAGGCCTTCTACCCCATCCCCTGGCAGAACTGGAAGAAGTACTTTGAAGACGTCAGCCCCGAGGAGCTGTCCCGGCTGCTCAACGCCACCTACGCTGTCCATGTGTGGAACAAGAAGAGCCAGGGCACGCGCTTCAAGGCCACGTCCAGGGCACTGCTGGCTCAGCTCCACGCCCGCTACTGCCCCACGACGCACAAGGCCATGAAGCTTTACTTGTGA